Within Spinacia oleracea cultivar Varoflay chromosome 4, BTI_SOV_V1, whole genome shotgun sequence, the genomic segment ATAAGCTTAGAAAAAGAATATGGAGAGAAAGAAGTGATTAAAATAGAAGTGAGTATGTTTAATGGGTCAGTCCCTGTTCCTAATGAGGGTGAGAAAAAGGGTTTGCCAGGCCAAGAGGTTCAATTTCATATAACTATGGTAGTTAGTATTTTCAAGAACAATTCTAACAAAGTCCTGGAGTTTATCTGCTCAGCTTGGCCCGACAATATATCCATCTCTAAACTTTTTGTACGTGAGCAAGCTAAGGTGCCACACCAACCTTATACCGGTCCTAAATACAGGTATTCATCAAACTTTTTGATGCTTGTTTTGAGTTTTGATACTtcatccgtcttttaatactctcAACGTTTgcattttttacactatttatttGTTCGTGTTTTATTTATAACATAAAACATAGTCACGTGGGATGTTGTTagagattcgtctcaatgtgtattttcaaaatatcaacttttcatatttttttgattAAAGAGAACTTAATATATAAattatcaaagttgtgcattgacatacgtgaaaagtccaaacgttgcgagtattaaaagacgagGAAGTACTTGTTTTGATGAGTTTTTCAGAGCTAAATTTTGTTATTAAATATGTTTGTGGTTGGTAGGGAGTTAGATGATGAGCTGCAAGATTCACTTTATGAATTCTTGGAAGAAAGGCAGATAGACGATTCACTTTGCAGTTTCTTGCACAAGTATGTAAACTATAAAGAGAAGGCTGAATACATTCGTTGGATGAAAACTGTAAAGTCAATGATGGAGAAGTAGCATGTTTCAATACTCTACATAACTCACTACATGTATCTGTATCATGTATTTGCTGCTGCTGGTCACTTGAATACTTGATATACTTCCctattcttttttaaatgacacaattatttaagcACGTTTGCAATgcatgatttcaaacattaatatcttcgattattaataagaaaaaattataaaaaattgatatttaaataatattcattgagaagaatctaataagatccatacgactatattttttcttaagtataaatcacaaaacaaagtcaaatgagcttgtgtgaatactgtcaaaaactcaattgtatgtaaataagaacggaggaaggaAGTATGAATTAATATGATGGTCAACTTCACTTGACACGTATTATTGGCATATATTGACACATATTTATTGGCATAATAAGTCTGTCTTGTCTACGGAGCATGTGGGTGTGGGCCGTGTGGCTCTAAAGTTTTCATGGATTTTTTTGGTATCTTATCCATTGCGTGTCTTGGGCTTGAGCCCAATTTCGCTATAACAATTTCAGTACTGAAACTTTGTGCACATATGATATCTTCCTAATACCAAGTATTATTATTTACGGACTACTCCGTACTTAATTTAGGCCGGTCTTCGGTGTCTAATACTCAACATCTATGATTTTGTCCGTAAAGCCATATCGTtatataatacttcctccgtttcggaaatatcgcaccatttgttttttacactattcacacaacgactttggccatttgtTGAGATTCGTACGTACGAAAGTTTTAGTCATGTGAGGtaatgttagattcgtatcgataaatattttctaaatatttttttttaatttttacttgcacacgatttgagatattaagagtcaaagtaatggttagaagagtaatagtcaaccatggtgcgatatttccggaacggaggaagtatattagaTTCTCTttcatacaaaaaaaaaacttgattGCCTTGATGTTGATATATGCACATGATTGGGGATTAACCAATATAATCTTGACTTCTTAACTACTCCAATTTCAATTACAACTTACTCCTACATGATTGAGTACAACTTGAAGGTTTGTTCCACATGCTCCTTTAGTTTGTTTTAATAGTGAAGTTCCTACATTTCATTGTCTATCTTTGATAAATCAcatcccttttttttttcttttttttcttttattaaaataaaatcataaTCAGAGATTCAGAGTCTTAGATAACAAGTAAACTAGGTGCCTGGAATCGGACATCGGAGTGCTATAACAATTTGTGTCAAGATCCACTCCACTCTCCACACATACTACGTACATGAACCTTGTTCCAGAACTACTAGATGTCTAGATGCTGGAGTCCTGGATCCGAATTATAATGGCAAACTTGATATACGACATTACGACACATACCCCGTTGTACAATAGCCTGCTATTCTGTCGTGGTTCACCAAAATTCTAACTAATAACCTACCAAATCACCTGCTGCTAACATGATTATGTTATATTTTTAACCTCTTGTCAAAATCACACGCATACAAATTGACTACTTAAAGTACACGAAAATTCACCTTTCAATGtaaaccaaaaaaacagatCACCCTTCCGAAATGCAAGGTGGGATTCAATGTCTGCAACGTGCCACCCCGTGTCACCGTAGCATACACAGTATTAAGAAAAGGTACAACCCTATAAGTTCACAGTCACACACAACTTCCTATACCGACTATACAAGAAAGAATAGCCCCCGACAAATGCTGTTATCAATCTCATTAACTTCATTCCTAGTCCTCATGCTCATTTTGGCTTTTCCTGTCCCCGAAACTTGCAGATACCAGCTAAGTAGAAGGTAAAGTAAAGCAGGAGAAACCATTGTGTCTCCACAAAGAATATCCAATCAAGTTCCCCTTACTTGGTCAGCCAGTATATCAATATGAGGAATGTGCATACAGATGCAATAAGCGAAAGTATGATAGTGTCCATCGACTTTTTCCTCTTTATAGATGCAAGAATTTGATTCACCTGCAGCATTGTCACATACATTATACGAGTAATGTACAATTGCACATCAAAAAAGATGTGAGTTATCTATTATATTAGTTGGTGGATATTAGGACCTAAACGGACCCACAACAGTACAACACCGACAATAACCATCTTATGGTGTTTCTTACTGCTTTTCTTAtggtctatttttttttttaaccaagTCTCACCTGAATCAATATCTACCAATATCAAGCAGCTTTAACATGCGAATCAATATTAACCCATTCACCCGCCTCATTTTTACCTTTACTCCTCGTTTGGTAGCCGGTCATAAATAGTGTTAATGGGAATGAAgttgtatgtaaatttgtaaggaaaatcaaCATTTATTCTCATGGTAATGATAGTTCACTCAAAATTATctctttttcttcataaatttccaTTACAATTTGGGAGAGTGATATTGGGTGGGAATGCAACTTTATGAAGACAAACACCATGTTTGAGATAAGTTTAATTACCATGGACATTATGCTGTTATTTTTCTTGTCAAATAACACGTAGATTTATTCTTAGATTTATTCTCATTGCCACCATTTATTACGGCTATCAAACGGGCCGTTAATGCTGGAAATAATTTTATCAACAAAAACTCCATGACTCATGAATTTGAATATCTACGAAAAGGAAAGTTATTCCAAGATCAATTATCGTAGTACGTACCGTTGGAAGACGACTGCTAACATTACTGATCTTCGAATTGATGCCTCCAAAAGTTGAACGCTGAAGTACAAGTGTTCCAAGGGTAGATTGTGCTTGAGAAATAACAGAATCCATCTGCGAATCAGTGGAATAATTATAAGCTATTCCAAATCTATGAAGCAAAGAGGAAAAGGGAATTAGAGAttttaccaaaaagaataaagCATCTAAAACTGAGAATACCCAATATCCTAAATTTTTGAAGAAAACTTTTCCTTAAGTTGCTCATTTGTCAGCTTGGGACCTTCCTTTTCTTCTCATTTACCTCAGCTCAGACTATTACAGGCTTACAGCTATAACTGCGCCATTTAAAGCTGGTTGCTTATTACGCAAGAGTTTGATTGAGAGCTTGTTTACATTTATGAGCATTTGTTTCACTCAGAAATATCCAGTTAAGTAGTGCAAACTCTTGCCAGTTTCTTTATGGAAGTTCAGTCTAAGAGGGGGGCTAAACTGGGTACAAatttgaacattttaagggCTTTTGCTTTGTTCTACGATATCTACCCACCGAAAAGGTAGTTATATGTACTGTAtgctaataaaaataaaacttcaTTATGACAAATGGAATCCTCTCTAAGAGCATAGGAAACAACATTTTAACTACATGACAAAGTAAACATATTCCACTAAatcctactccctccgtcccaaaattaaaattatagtATTGTATTCTAAATCAGGCGTCCCATAATTATAGTTTTGTTTCCTTATTTGAACATAAAATACTTCCCTGTCACCCTAATTTAGGaccacaaaacaaaaaaaagcatTGAAAACCtccccatgtactatattcccctTCGCCTATTCCTGTttacatgtactatattctacttTTTCATCATCAATATactatattttaatttcccacacaCTATATTCCACTTATCTTATAATCtgtgtttttagtcaaacaagactataattttgggacggagggagtataaactaGCATAGTAGTTGGTGAAACAAGATTTATTCTACTTTCAAGCAGAATGACCCCTAGAGTATTGACCGTTGTTTCTAGTTTTCAGCACCATTGGGTGTAATGTAGGGTAATTCTCAAATTTGGCCAATTCGTTGGCGTCAACATGAAGCGTAACAGCTCAATAAAACAAATTACTAAAACCACTTAAGTTTCCCGGTGGAGATTTGAGTCACTTGACCATCAAAGGCTGTTACCTAATCAAAATTCTTATCCAGACCCCATTCAGAATACATAGCTAAGAAGTAACAATCCTTAGGTAACGAAGACTGGTCACATCACCCACCCCAATCTTCACCAAGGCCCCTGGCAGGTATATAACCAAAACAACTTATTGGAAGGTGGTTGTATTGTCAGTTTGTCACACCCATTGTTTTTCTCTGGAAATGGCAGGTACCAAATTCATTACACGTGTCAACCAGGCAAGGCCCAAAGATGAACAACTAAATCCTACTGTCGCCCTGCCATAGAAAATTAGTCCTGGCTATTATTTTCATCCTAGATCATGCAGTAACAACAAAGTATGTTGTCTCCAACATTGGCCAATTCTTTCCTGAGTTTTCACCCATTACATTCACAATAAACCTCTTAGAAGTACCCTAAAGTATTATCAAGACTAAAATTTACTCTCTTTGTTTTAAGAAAATCATATGTTTCATTTGATCGTCCTACTTATCAGTTATCATTATATCTCTATACATtgttaaaagaaaaaaacttGTCAGTTAATATCTGTTTATCTTAATCTTCTTGAGTTCTTGATAACACTCAAAGTCAAAATAAAAGAGAACTTTTGGTTGTTGAGAGAACCATGACCTGAGTATACACTTGAACAATAATTTTTCTTACAGGGTGCAAACTTTTAACATGATCAAACTAAGGATGCAGACTTCTAACTATAGTTATATCTAATTGTCTATGTACAACTTTATATGCTAACATGCTTATCTGATATGATTTCATCTCAcaataaatgataaaaaaaTATGCCAAGCACTAGAGAAGTAGATATTGATTaacaatgtcaaaaaaaaagtagaTATGAAGTGAGAAGAGCGTGGAATTATGCAGCTATAGCAGCATCTTAACTTATCAGAAGTTCAGAACTAGTAGGTACTTCAATTCTCATAAGAAATATCAACACAATTAGCTGTAAATGGAGACCTTTAAGAAGAAGTAATAGTATGAAAATACACTGAACTTTAAACTCACCAAGTATAAAATGCTCTTATCTGGTTCAAAATGGCATCAAATGAGAAAAACGATATAAAGCTGTATAAGAACTAAGCAGAGTAACAGAATTCAGAGAGTAACTCCGATGAGGATAACCCAGGTAAACCTTTTATCTTCTCTTATCTTCCATTTTCCACCCTACAAGGAGGTAGGTGATTTTGGCTCAAGgaagggggaggggggggggggtgagaaAATATACTCCATACATGTAAAGTTTCATCTTCAACAAAGGGAAAAAAGATTAAGCAACTAATTTTCTCATAAACAATAGTATAAAGTCCTCTATAACGCAGATTACATCCATAACAATTACCCTTCCCTCCCCTACACCTTTACCCAATTCATTGGTCTCGGATCCCCTTTCCTTTTCCTAACCTGCAACAAGTTCATGACCTTCTGCCAAACTGCATGGTGTTTGCTAGAGCTGATTTCATTTCAGTAACAATGCGTATTCCTTCCAAATGACAAAcgtaaattgtaaatttgtcGACTCGTATGATAAAATGCCATACTCTTCTTCCTCAAATAATGAGAAAATTGTTTATATGACAAATGTATGTCATCCGCCTTGTATAGTTGCATATAACCTAACTTCAACATTACAGATTTCGAGATTGAATAGAAATCATGCTTGAAAATACAAATCTATGACGTTATTTAGTCAAAGTAAATAGCCAGAGTAGGAGCACAAGAGTATAATCCCATTCCATTTGGCTAATGGCTGAGAAAACTAGAAAAGAAGCCATTGTCTTAAGATAATGCTTACATACTGCACTTTTCTGGTGTAAATCACTCCCGGCTCCTGGTATACAAACTATTACTAATAGATTGCATAAAGACTTAAAAGAGGATGTGAGTGGAATCTCTTATCAGTTATCAGGGATACGAGAGTATTATTCCGTTATATTTGGCTAATGGCTGGAAAAACTAGAAATTACCCATTTTGACTTAATATAATGCTTATATGCTACTCTTTCTGGTGTATAACACTCCTTAACTAACTACTACTAACAGATTGCATACAGAGAATGAGTGGAATATAATATCAGGAATActgatctctctctctcccccctGTTAAGTGTTCATACTTCATAATCTCCAACTCATGATAGAAAAGTACAACAGCTGCCACAACTATATGAAAATGTTAAGTAGAGTACTAAGATGTCTATTATCATCAATGGAAACCCTTCAATTGTCAACCGCATCAGAGGAAGATCGGACTTATACCCTCTCTAACACACCTCTATTATTTTCATTACACCTTTGTACACGGAAATCCAAGCAAGGCCATAGCTGTTGCGTCTCCTGACAAGGCTCAACTAAACGTAGGAACTTTGGCCTGAGGCTCCACAAAATAGCAAGAGCTTCGACTTGTAAACGAAAAAAGTAAGGGTTATTGGTTGCACACATCAAAACATTACTGATGACACATAAACGCACTTGCTACTTCCATGAATCTGGTTTAACACAAAAGAAAAACTCCAATCTCTGCCAATGTTTAGAAAAGTTTATTCAGGCTAAGAAATTTTCACCATAGAGTTAAAGGAGCTAAGTATGGTCCATCAAGACTTCTTAAGATTCCACACTTCCACCAGTTCCATGAGATGTGTTGCTAATGAGAATGGGTCACAACTAGTCCCACTGTTAACCAGACTCGTGTATCGTGATGCTACACATGTCCCAACCTTTCATCATACAACGTATGCAGCTGTAGTCTAAGAAGAGGCACTAGAATTTAGATAAAGCAAAAGTAATGGTCAGAAGACCATAAGCATTTCATATTGGACTCATAATCTCAGTGGAAAGAGGTAACTCATAATTTCAGCTGTGCAGCAGCACTAAATATGAACGAAACAAAGATCTCCAGGTCAAGAGAGGTGGTGTAGAAGGATAATATTCAGGTTAGTGGTTGGAAAATCTCAAGTGCACTCATTCTCACTTGGCTGTGAACTGAAATTTGAAGCACACTGTACCAGAGTCCCTGATAAACAGGGTGTTAGGGGGGATGAAATTCAAGATGGAAACCAAGAACAATAGTTGACATAAAAGGGGAAAATAATTCCAAATTAGATGAAAAAGAACTCACTCCCAACCATCAATCAGTCCCGTGATTCCGTGAATCCCATAACAAACATGAAACGCCCGTCCTTATATACTACTCAAAATATATCCTAGACTGGGGAAAGAAAAGGTACAAATAGCAGTAATTCTACAGAGTTTTATTCCTTAAGCCGGTATCTTCATCACTCAAGTATGAAAAGTAAAAACTAGTGGGACGTGTTACAACAATACCATACTAACCGCTGCCAGCATTAAAAACAGCCTGTAGGACATAAACCAGTAAAATCTGCCGTACAATTTATAGCAATCTGGCCGTCTAGGGTATTAAAAGCAGGGTATGCCGTAAGGCACGTAACTACTGTAAAACATTCCTTTTTATGGTGGTTCAAGAGacacaaataaatttatttatttaaaatccCCACTATCTGCTGTAGGTCTAAAATCACCATACTCACAACTGTAAATCATCTAATGACATATGCACCGTAGAGACATACTAAAGTGGTAATCTTACAGTGCTGTAAAAGACCCTTTTTCTTAGCAGTTTCAAAGACATCTGTAAACAATCAGAACCTTTTTGTAGCGCTATATAACAAGAATGGTTATGGAACAACTGTAAAATATACAACTAAACCACTGTAAAAGATGTTGTAAAAATGAaggataaaagaaaataaatccaCATCAGCTCCTCATGGATGGAATTGAAGGTTTAAAAGTGATAAATGAATGAATCCACTCACTCAATACATAAGAAAACGTGATACGACAAGTGAAAAACAATATTTATCTAATACCTGCCCTGTGTTCCTGCTGATAGTTGCATGCTCTTTCAGCAAAGATTGCTCCCCTGACCCTCCTTCTTCTAAGTCTAGCCTGCTCCGATCAAATTCCCTAAAGTCTTGTAGCAGTGACGCATGTTCTTGCTTAGCTCTGAGACTAGACCGGAGCCGATAAAACTCCTGCACTTCAACCATGTCAAACATCAAGTTAGATCAAAAAGTTAATGGACACCTAAAAAGCGACGAGTTACAACAAACAGTGCAACAATTACTGGAATGTGAGGTTGAGAATCACAATAAACAAAAGAAGTTATTCCTACTTGTAAATAAtctgaaatcataaaaatatacACATTAGAATCACTAGACTAATGACATACGACATGCAATCAAGCATAGTGTTCAAGTACTCATTATCCATGAAAAAACATAACACCAGTTTCTGCTGGAGAGAATTCTGTTAAAATTAACAACTTTGCAAGGTAAAAATTGTGTaaatttatgttgaatgtgCCTACAAACTTTACAAACTCACTAACAACAGATTCAACTTCTTTTTTCCATTTCTAACTTCCATAAATATACATTTCCTTTTGGATACAAAGGGACGTATCGATGTGCAAGGTACACACCATATAGTCAAACAAGGATGATTGAACTCAGTAATTTATTTCTTCTTTTGAGGCAAAAACCTTCAATATTGTCTTACGcattgatgaagaaggaaaaatTCCACAGGATGCTGAATATTTTGCAGGCTCTAATAAGTAGTTCAGAATCAACATCTATACAGACATATATCTCTACAATTTAAATTTATATCTCCACAATTTTAATTCTACGCTAAttgtttaccttttttttttctttctttctttctttcttctccgAGCCTTTAGGGGGGGTGGGGGGGATAGTTTATACATATATAAGATAATTTTAACAGCATAAGGAAAAGATCATGCATAGCAGTTCAGTTAGGAGATGTTAAACTCTCATCAACTATGTGGCTGAAGAGGTGACATGCGGATCCAGCATACCTGAGTTAAATCTTGAAGGATCTCTTGGTGTCGGGTTAAGGTATGAGAAACCATCTCTGAGCCTCCAGATGACACCCATGCTCGCATTTGATTGTTAACGAGATCAAGTTGCTTTAATAATTGTTCTACTCCAAACTCAAGGTTGTTATCTGTAGATTCGACTTTAGTAGCAACCAGTTTGCGGTATGAATTCATCTGTTCATCCAACTGTGCTTCAAGGTTCCTAGCCTAAATTTGTGAAATAATTGCACCAAGTTATCAAGCATTTGGCATTTCAAGTCTCAAGACTAACTAAATAAATGGGACATTCGAAAAAAGATATGACGCGATATTCACAGAATGAAGAATGAATATAGTTTGTTGAATCAGAAACAGCGCAGCAACAAAGTTGATACTCCCTAATGGTTATATACTGGTCATCCTAAGAGAATCACCGTTTTAGGTTTCCAAAATTCTTCATACTGCTTAAAACGTTGAATTCAATTTAAAAATTTAGCATTAGATCATGTCAATTTCCACACCCTTCACATAAATTGGTATAACCCTAAAGTTCAAATCACGAAATTGCCTAAAAACagtgaaattcaacaaaaaaaaatccaatgAATTGACCACAGCATCACAATTGAAACAGTAGTCACCCAAATGAGCTCTGAGTAATACCTAATTACCGATATTatcaaagaaaagaaagaggaaGCAAACCTGTTTTCTAAGGGCGTCCCAGGAGCTAGGAACATCCATGGTGGAAGAAGAATGCAGATCAGGGGAAAGATTGGATCGTCGGTGACAAAAAGGAGGAGAAAGGAAATTGTTAATTGTTACGATCAAAATATTTGACTCAATTTCCCCCACTTGTTTACGTCAAGTGTGTTTGACGCAACTACAAACTTTCAAGAGTACCGAGAGTTCATAGGtcattggggctgaacttggtagggagaaccggTGTTCGATCCCTTGCAACAATAATGAAtaagccctaagggtgaaccggttgctaacacccaaaaaaaaaaaaaactttcaaGAGTTCAAAGGTTCATTGGGTCATTGCTCTATACACCTGTCTAACACTCTAAGCAAATCGGCGTCCTGACCCACCCATAATCCCATATAGCTAATTGTATATGAACCTTTTTACGATTaggaattatttattttatattattttggtGTAGAGAAAGCCACAAGGGAAAAGTGACAAATGATGTAAACGAGATTCGATCTCAGATTTTGGGTACCACCCTCTCAAGACTTTATCAACTAAGCTAGTTTGCATCCATTTGAGTCATTTATTAACACCAATcgttttatacggagtagcatAAGTCTGGAGTTAAGTATTGTTCGATACTagtactagattaggtcccgtgcacgcacggttatctgaaaattattaattgactatcttttttaactgaaatatttatcccttaaatctattgcgtaattaataaaactcgaatgtactcattttatcatataatatacaATTTCCGCTCtattacgtattatatattttatatgtttaatatgatgattttgatcgaattaaatatttgatatgcttaatatgaacaaaatattattattaatatgaagATGTgactaaatattaccaaaattgtttaataatgtcctatttaataatcctataattttttctatttataaaaatttatataaaatgagagaaaataaaaatagaataaagtaattttttttttaggaaaggatttttggcgggaaaaaatcgcaccaggaattgacacgtgtcattcctggtgtctcttttagtatatagtaagtAATAGAAGTTATATTTATAATGATAGTTTAAAAACATTGTGTATCATCTCTGATTCTCTTATATTATAGGTAATTAGGTAAGTTAACTATTCTCGATTTTATAAATTGAATAATTGTAGATCACTAGACGTGCACtatttttggtgcaaatgagaCAAAagagcaatataaattacaaataaggGATTCGGACCTGAAACCTATAATACACATATCATTAATGTTACTAGACGTGCACTTTAACCTTGGTTATACATGTACTTTTGGGATAATATTTGCAGCTTGCCAATACCTTTAACAACAAGTTTACCATTGAGCTTTTCCCCGATGAATAAGACTTTTGTATATGTACAATAAGTCATAGGTAATATTCTCAGTGGGTCATACCttcccatttgtaatttatatatgTGGGTCATTCGGGGGGGGGGAAACAACATTTTTTTCACAATCAAAATAACTCAAAATTCATCAAATTTAATCTCAACTTTTCCATTGCGATAAAAGTtatgataaaagtgaaaacattataaataaacgtaatttgtcttgtttaaataaaaaaaatagaggaatgtcaatgcacattaattagtcgttaacaCGCGTGTAAAATAACAAACATAAAGAGCAAAAAAAGATGGAGACGGTGGTactcttataaaaaaaaaaaaaatagtacaGAATGAGCAGTTATCGactaaaaagaagaaaaatgtgtatgttgaaattggtattaaaaaaaaaagtaaagatATTGGATCATTCTCCTTGCCAACCCATTGAATGAGCTCGTTGTTGCCACAAGAAGGCAAGTTTCATCTCTCGACGTATGAGTGCCTCAGCACGTTCTCGAGCTTCTTCGCATGTTTCAATCGCAATGGTACATTTTTCAGCTTCATGTTGATACTGAGAAGCTACTCTTCGTGCCTCTCTGTATGTTGCATTCATGTGACGAATTTGTTGTTGCGCAACTGCCTCATGTAACTTCAACTCCTCCATTAGAAGCTCTGCATATTGTTTTTCCATCTCCGTCTCGAGCTCTGGATCACTTTTACCACAATCTATTCATTCCCCATCACAAATTACTTATTAAAACTACCTATTatcaaaattaataataataataataataataataataataatacattttcagcaggatcgggttcgccatagctagaggagtgggggcccagattgtatctcggctcccctccaacttcttgtagttcacttgatctttgtagcttgttaagcttataataataataataataataataataataataataataataataataataataataaagagtTAGTATTACCTTCAATTGAAAGGTTGACAAAACCTGTATGAGAAAAAACTGAATTAAT encodes:
- the LOC110805198 gene encoding Golgi SNAP receptor complex member 1-1, which translates into the protein MDVPSSWDALRKQARNLEAQLDEQMNSYRKLVATKVESTDNNLEFGVEQLLKQLDLVNNQMRAWVSSGGSEMVSHTLTRHQEILQDLTQEFYRLRSSLRAKQEHASLLQDFREFDRSRLDLEEGGSGEQSLLKEHATISRNTGQMDSVISQAQSTLGTLVLQRSTFGGINSKISNVSSRLPTVNQILASIKRKKSMDTIILSLIASVCTFLILIYWLTK
- the LOC110805206 gene encoding uncharacterized protein At2g39795, mitochondrial, whose translation is MGRANQLRLLGKGIMFQTKKIVSYRQFQHPISTSVAPFLSSQSQIRRNISYVNRMRKSTIDDNTLRLLRNEIRYELDHSPLQQPGSEINGFKVDERAGEQWISLEKEYGEKEVIKIEVSMFNGSVPVPNEGEKKGLPGQEVQFHITMVVSIFKNNSNKVLEFICSAWPDNISISKLFVREQAKVPHQPYTGPKYRELDDELQDSLYEFLEERQIDDSLCSFLHKYVNYKEKAEYIRWMKTVKSMMEK
- the LOC110804551 gene encoding uncharacterized protein, which gives rise to MISLSRNSGNCVRNSLVGFGIALTVLIIGLSLYWKGSKLGHHPSYSSNCSPCICDCPPPLSILNIAPGFVNLSIEDCGKSDPELETEMEKQYAELLMEELKLHEAVAQQQIRHMNATYREARRVASQYQHEAEKCTIAIETCEEARERAEALIRREMKLAFLWQQRAHSMGWQGE